Below is a window of Microbacterium saperdae DNA.
GGCCGAGCCCCGATCCGCCGGTCTCCCGTGCGCGGGACGTGTCCGCCCGCCAGAACCGCTCGAAGATCTGCTCGCGGATCTGAGGAGGAATGCCCTCGCCGTGGTCGACGATGGCGATGCTCCCGGTGCCGCGCGCGCGATCGGAGTCGACCACGATCTCGATCGGGCTGTCTTCTGCCGAGAACCGCCGTGCGTTGCCGAGCAGGTTGGTCACCACCTGACGGACCTTGTTCTCCTCACCCCACACGATCGGCGGGGTGCGCACCGGGGTGTCCGGGGCCTCCGAGAAGTCGAATGCGGGTGTGGGCTCCTCCGGCGTCGTGCGGGGCCGGCGTCGCAGACGCGAGAGCGCGGCGCGAGAGAGGCCGCGCGGTGCCGGCTGTTCCGGTTCCTGCTTCGGAATGCTCCGAGTGGGCGCCGTGACGCTCTCGATCGTGAGATCGATCATGGTCACGGTGCGACTGGGAGCCGCCGCGCGCACGTCGAGGGCGGCGTCGCGGGCGATCGGACGCAGGTCGAGCGCGACGATCTCGGGTTCGCGCTCCTCATCGAGTCGGGCCAGCGCGAGCAGGTCCTCGACCAGCACCCCCATCCGGATCGCTTCCTTCTCGATGCGCTCCATCGCCCGGGCGGTGTCCTCCTCGCCCTTGATCGCGCCCATGCGATAGAGCTCGGCGTAGCCGCGCACGCTGACCAGCGGAGTGCGCAGCTCATGGCTGGCATCGCCGATGAAGCGTCGCATGTGCTGCACGGTGCGATCGCGTTGGGCGAGCGAGCCGTCGACGCGGTCGAGCATGGTGTTGATGGCGGAGTTCAGGCGGCCGACCTCGGTCGTGGGCTCCAGATCCGTCAGGCGCTGGCTGAAGTCCCCGGCGGCGATGGACATCGCGGTCGACTCCACCTGCCCCAGGCGACGGAAGGTCAGCGTCACCAGGAAACGCGTGAGGAGGGCGGCGATGAAGATCGTGATGAAGGCGATCGTGATGTAGATGCTGAAGTACTGCCCGATGATCCGGTCCGCCGGTGCGAGCGGGACCGCCACGACCTGAGTGCGCAGTGCGCCACCCTCTGAGGGCAGGACGGCGACCGACGAGCTGAACAGCGCACCGTCCTCGCCGACCAGCGGCATCACGGTGTCCTCGCTGCTCTTCGCCTCCGCGAGCGGGAACTCCTGCCGGAACTCCGGCGCCTCCGCGGAGGAGTTCCCCGCGGTCGCCTGCAGCACCCCTTCTGCGTCGTAGATCGCGACGAAGAAGTCGCGTGGCTGCTCGTCTTTGCGGGTGTAGACGGGATCCCCGTCTACCGGGGTGGTGTCGAAGTAGCGATTGACGAGGTCGCTCGACACCAGCGCGGGCAGCTGCGACTCCACGTTCGCGACCAGAGCCGTTCGCAGGATCGGAACGGTCCCGAGACCCGCGATCAGCAGCCCCAGCGCGAGCACGCCGACCGTGACTCCGGTGACCTTCGCGCGAAGGCTGATGCGCCGCCACCAGCTGGTGACCGCATCCGGCTTGTGCGCCATGCGGTCCTCCCGGTTCGGCGTCGTGCGGTGCAGGCGGCGGTCAGGCCGACTTGCCGACCTTCAGCATGTAGCCGAAACCGCGCTTGGTCTGGATGAGCGACTCCTCGGTGTGCGGGTCGATCTTGCGGCGCAGGTACGAGATGTAGCTCTCGACGATGCCGGCGTCGCCGTTGAAGTCGTACTCCCACACGTGGTCGAGGATCTGCGCCTTCGACAGCACCCGGTTCGGGTTCAGCATCAGATAGCGCAGCAGCTTGAACTCCGTCGGGCTCAGCTCGATCGGCTCCTTGCCGACATGCACGTCGTGTGTGTCCTGGTCCATCGCCAGCTCGCCGGCGCGGATGATGGATTCCTCGTCAGCCTGCATCGTGCGGCGGAGGATCGCCTGGGCCCTCGCGACGATCTCGTCGAGACTGAACGGCTTGGTGACGTAGTCGTCGCCGCCGGCGTTCAGTCCCTCGATCTTGTCCTCGGTACCGTCCTTGGCGGTGAGGAAGAGGATCGGGGCCGTGAACCCGGCCCCGCGGAGACGCTTGGTGACGCTGAACCCGTTCATGTCGGGCAGCATCACATCGAGGATGATGAGGTCCGGCTCCTCCTCCAGGACGGCGGAGATGGTCGCAGCGCCGTTGGCGACCGTCTTCACCTGGAACCCGGCGAAGCTGAGACCGGTCGAGAGCAGGTCACGGATGTTGGGTTCGTCGTCGACGACCAGGATGCGCGCAGCAGTCATGACCCCATTATGGTGACTTCGTCGATGCGCAGGCTGATTATCTGTCGGAGCGGCGTCGAAGCGGTGCGATGACGCCCCGTCCGGGATCAGGCGGCCAGGGCGTCGGCGTCGAGGATCGTGTAGCTGTATCCCTGCTCCGCGAGGAACCGCTGACGGTTCTGCGCGTAGTCCTGATCGATCGTGTCGCGGGCGATCAGCGTGTAGAAGCTGGCGGTGTGCCCTGACTGCTTCGGGCGCAGCAGACGGCCGAGACGCTGCGCCTCCTCCTGGCGGGAACCGAACGAGCCGGATACCTGGATCGCCACGGATGCCTCGGGCAGGTCGATCGAGAAGTTCGCGACCTTCGACACCACCAGCAGCGAGATCTCGCCCTCGCGGAACTGGCGGTACAGCGCCTCGCGCTCATCCACCGGGGTGGCCCCGGTGATCTGCGGCGCGTTCAACGCCTGCGACAGCGTCTCGAGCTGGTCGAGGTACTGTCCGATCACCAGGATCCGCTCGTCCGGATGCTTCGCGATGAGCTCCTTGACCGTGTCGATCTTCGCCGGTGCGGATGCCGCGAGCCGGTACCGCTCGTCGTCCGTCGCGGCGGCGTACTCCAGCCTGTCGTCCGGCGGGAGGTCGACACGTACCTCGTAGCAGGCGGCGGGGGAGATGAACCCCTGTGCCTCGATCTGCTTCCACGGGGCGTCGAACCGCTTGGGGCCGATCAGGCTGAACACATCGCCTTCCCGTCCGTCCTCGCGCACCAGCGTGGCGGTCAGGCCGATGCGTCGGCGTGCCTGGAGGTCTGCCGTGAGCTTGAACACGGGTGCCGGGAGGAGGTGCACCTCGTCGTACACGATCAGGCCCCAGTCGAGCGCGTCGAGCAGGGCGAGGTGGGCGTACTCGCCCTTCCGCTTCGCCGTGAGGATCTGGTAGGTCGCGATCGTGACCGGCTTGACCTCTTTGGCCTGTCCGGAGTACTCGCCGATCTCCTCGGGCGTCAGGCTCGTGCGCTTGAGGAGCTCGTCGCGCCACTGGCGTGCCGACACGGTGTTCGTCACCAGGATCAGCGTGGTCGTCTTGGTGGCGGCCATGGCGCCGGCGCCGACGATCGTCTTGCCGGCGCCGCAGGGGAGCACGACCACTCCGGAGCCGTCCTTCGAGAAGGCATCGACGGCGTCCTGCTGGTAGGGGCGGATGTGCCAGCCGTCTTCGGCGAGGTCGATCTCGTGCGGGGTGCCGGGGGTGTATCCGGCGAGGTCCTCTGCCGGCCAGCCGATCTTGAGCAGTTCCTGCTTGATCTGCCCGCGTGCCCACGCGTCGACCACGAAGGTCGTCGGCGAGGGGTGGCCGATCAGGAGGGGCTGGATGCGCTTGTTGTTCGCGACCTGGGTCAGCACGGCGGGGTCGGAGGAGCGCAGGATCAGCGTCCCCTCGTCGTCGCGTTCGATCACCAGACGGCCGTAGCGGTTCACGGTCTCCCGCAGGTCGACGGCGACCGACGGAGGGACGGGGAAGCGGGACCAGCGGTCGAGCGTCTCGAGCATGTCTTCGGCGGTGTGGCCGGCGGCGCGGGCGTTCCACAGTCCCAGACGGGTGATCCGATAGGTGTGGATGTGCTCGGGCGCGCGTTCCAGCTCGGCGAAGATCGCCAGCTCGTGACGAGCGCTCTCCGCATCGGCGTGCGCGACTTCGAGCAGTACGGTGCGATCGCTCTGGACGATCAGGGGGCCATCAGACATAGCTGTCCAGTTTACCGCGCGCAGAGAGGCGGGGGCGCTACGAGGCGACCACGCTGGCCGCGCGGATGCTCGAGACGGGCAGTGTGCGCTCGACGTCGGCCGCGCGGTCCCGTCCCCGCAGGCGGCCTCCGCCGAGACCGGTCGCTTCGAGCAGCAGCTCCCGTGTCGAGCCGTCCGGCATTCCGACGGTCACTCGCAGCACCGCTCTGGCGCGCACGGCGGCCTCGAGCTCGCGGTCGAGCCACGCCGCATCGGCGTCAGGTCCCTGCTGAGAGCGCAGGCGCTGGATCAAGGGCAGGAGATCGGGCTGCGGCGTCACGGCGGTGCCCGTCGGCGCGGCCGGGTGCCGCTCGCGGATGAGCGCGGCACCGTCCGAGCCGACGAGTGTGGCCGGGTAGCGGGCGTCGGTGAGAGCCCAGTAGACGGTGTCGCGGCCCACGCGCGTCGTCAGCGAGTCGACGTGTTTCGTCAATGCCAGAGGGCGGAGTCCCTGATCGATCGCCATCGCCTCGATCAGATGAGGATCGGTGCTCTCGATGCGGGTGCGTCCGGTCTCGTCGTCGGTGGACACCCGCACCAGTCCGTGCCGCTGCGCGGTCTGGGCGACCAGATAGCTCAGGGGTTGGGGGATGCCGGTGAGAGAGATCTCGGCCAGGAAGTCCAGGATCGACTCCGCGCTCTCGCCCGCGCCGAACGCGCGGGCGATCGACTCGGTCGTGAACCGGTACGACGAGGCCTGCGCGGCCGACTCGCGGGCGGCCATCGTGCGGAGCCGAACGTCGAGCGGGGGCGCGAGAGGTCCCGGTGCGATCGCGGTGAGGTCGTTCTGGAGGAAGATCTTGTCGACTTCGGCCGGCAGCAGCCGCGCGAGTTCGGTCGCGTCGGCAGACTGTCCGCGCCGTAGAGGGATCGACCAGACCGGCTCCGCGCCGCCCTCGGCGATGACGCCGAGCAGAGTCGCAGCCTGCAGCAGTGCGCGGCTGCGCTCCGGCCACGAAGGATCCCATGGATGCGCCTGCGGCCAATCCGCGGGAGAGATCCATCCGCCGTCCGTCGATCGCACGCCGCGCGGCAGTGCATCCCGGAACGCCGTCGCGAGGACGCTCCAGCGGTCGGGGGCCGAGGAGCGGAGCCAGTCCTCCGCCGCGGTGCTGGTGCGCAGGCGACGTTCGTCGATGACAGCCAGGCGAGCGTCGACGGCGATCGCGAGGAGCGCGTCGATGACGTCGATCGGGAGACCGCTCTCGCTCAGCTGGCGCTTCTCGCCGGCGCTGACGCCACCTCCGGCGAGCAGGGCGAACGGGGAGTCCCGCGCGACGAGCAGCAGGTCGGCCAGGATCGACACGGTCGTGAAGGCGCGCTCTGCGGCGTGCGCGGCCAGGTCGGCCGGAGCTGTCGGCGCGGAGGTCGTGGTCGTCTCCGGCGGTGCGGTGCGGCCGCTGAGCGCGGCGATCACGGGCGCCGGGGGAGTGCCGTCCGGACGGAGCAGCGCGAGCGCGGTCAGGGCGGCGCGTTCCTCTCCCGCGTCTTCGCCGGCCGCCGCGCGCAGCAGAGCCGCCGCCTCGGGCCCCGTGAGCGTGGGAAGCACCTTCGTCAGCGACGCGGGGTCGAGCAGCGTCTCGGCGGCGTCGAAGAAGTCGTGCCAGCCGACATCCGCACGCACGCGACGTTCCGCGAAGAGGTGCAGAAGCTCTGCATCGCTCGCCGCGGCCAGCCAATCGGCCAGAGGACGTGCGTGCGCGGTCATGCCGAAGTCCTCAGGACCGCGATGCCGCGCGCCCTTTTCGGATGAAGCTCATCACCAGGAGCACGATGATCATGATGAATGCCGCCGGCAGACCGTAGAACGGGATCGCGGCGACCACCGGCCAGACGCCCCCGCCGAACGCGGCCTGGTCCATGCCCAGCGCCGTGCCGATGATGATCGCGAAGAAGCAGATCACGGATGCGGCGGCGATTCCGAGCGCGCCGAATGCCAGGAAGCGATCCAGGCGCCGGATGGAAAGCTCCGGTTCGGAATTCTGTGCACTCATCTCTCTCACCCTACTCTCACCAGGACCTTCGAGTTCCCCTGTCTCCGACCGGTAGGCTGGAGGTGGACGCGTGTGAGCGCGCCTTCTTTTCCGCACCGACTCAGCGAGGTTCTCCCATGCCCACCGGCAAGGTCAGGTTCTACGACGAAGACAAAGGCTTCGGCTTCATCGCCAGCGATGACGGCCAGGATGTCTTCCTGCACGCTTCCGCCATGCCCACCGGCACGGCTGTGAAGGCGGGCGCTCGCGTCGAGTTCGGTGTGGCCGACGGCAAGCGCGGTCTTCAGGCGCTCTCGGTCCGCGTCCTCGAAGCGCCGCCGAGCCTCGCGAAGGCCAAGCGGAAGTCCGCCGACGACATGGCGATCATCGTCGAGGATCTCGTGAAGCTCCTCGACAGCATCGGCGGGGACCTGCGGCGTGGCCGCTACCCGTCATCGAGCCACGGCCGCAAGATCGCGGCCGTCCTACGCAAGGTCGCCGATGACCTCGAAGCCTGACGCCGACGCGCGTCTCCTCGACGCCCATGATCTCGCCCTGCAGGCACTGCGCGAGATCACCCCTGCGGCGACCGTCGGCCCTGCAGCGGGCTATCTGCAGGAAGACGACGGCTCCGTGTCGTTGCGCTTCGAGAACAGGCTGCCCGGTTACCCCGGCTGGTACTGGACGGTGACCGTCGCGCGCGTCGAGGATGAGGATCCGACCGTGCTCGAGGTCGAGCTCCTCCCCGGAGACGGCGCACTTCTCGCTCCGGAATGGGTGCCGTGGGTCGAACGTCTCGCCGAGTACCGCTCGCACCAGGCCGAGCTCGCCGAGCAGGCGGCTGCGGCAGCGGGTGCGGAAGGCGCCTCCGACGACATCGATGCCGACTCCGAGCTCGACGAGGATGACCTCGACGAAGACGACGAGCTGGATGAGGATGACGACCACGAGGCCGACATCCTGCATGCCGGTGACCTCGACGGCGTCGACATCGACGAGCTCGACGAGGCGACCGACGACGAGGTGTCCGACGAGGAAGAAGAAGACGACGTCGACGCCGACGAGGATGTCGACGCCGACGAGGTCGACGAGGAGGAGTGACCCCCGACGCTCAGGCGCCGAGGTTCTCCAGCACGTAGTCGAGCGAACGCGTGAGCTGACGCACGTCATCCGGCTCGATCGAGACGAACGTGGCGACCCGCAACTGGTTGCGTCCGAGCTTCCGGTAGGGCTCCGTGTCGACGATGCCGTTGGCGCGGAGCGTCTTGGCGATCGCGGCCGCGTCGATGCTCTCGTCGAAGTCGATCGTGACGAC
It encodes the following:
- a CDS encoding helicase-associated domain-containing protein, whose amino-acid sequence is MTAHARPLADWLAAASDAELLHLFAERRVRADVGWHDFFDAAETLLDPASLTKVLPTLTGPEAAALLRAAAGEDAGEERAALTALALLRPDGTPPAPVIAALSGRTAPPETTTTSAPTAPADLAAHAAERAFTTVSILADLLLVARDSPFALLAGGGVSAGEKRQLSESGLPIDVIDALLAIAVDARLAVIDERRLRTSTAAEDWLRSSAPDRWSVLATAFRDALPRGVRSTDGGWISPADWPQAHPWDPSWPERSRALLQAATLLGVIAEGGAEPVWSIPLRRGQSADATELARLLPAEVDKIFLQNDLTAIAPGPLAPPLDVRLRTMAARESAAQASSYRFTTESIARAFGAGESAESILDFLAEISLTGIPQPLSYLVAQTAQRHGLVRVSTDDETGRTRIESTDPHLIEAMAIDQGLRPLALTKHVDSLTTRVGRDTVYWALTDARYPATLVGSDGAALIRERHPAAPTGTAVTPQPDLLPLIQRLRSQQGPDADAAWLDRELEAAVRARAVLRVTVGMPDGSTRELLLEATGLGGGRLRGRDRAADVERTLPVSSIRAASVVAS
- a CDS encoding multidrug ABC transporter ATPase — its product is MSAQNSEPELSIRRLDRFLAFGALGIAAASVICFFAIIIGTALGMDQAAFGGGVWPVVAAIPFYGLPAAFIMIIVLLVMSFIRKGRAASRS
- a CDS encoding cold-shock protein, which translates into the protein MPTGKVRFYDEDKGFGFIASDDGQDVFLHASAMPTGTAVKAGARVEFGVADGKRGLQALSVRVLEAPPSLAKAKRKSADDMAIIVEDLVKLLDSIGGDLRRGRYPSSSHGRKIAAVLRKVADDLEA
- a CDS encoding sensor histidine kinase, translated to MAHKPDAVTSWWRRISLRAKVTGVTVGVLALGLLIAGLGTVPILRTALVANVESQLPALVSSDLVNRYFDTTPVDGDPVYTRKDEQPRDFFVAIYDAEGVLQATAGNSSAEAPEFRQEFPLAEAKSSEDTVMPLVGEDGALFSSSVAVLPSEGGALRTQVVAVPLAPADRIIGQYFSIYITIAFITIFIAALLTRFLVTLTFRRLGQVESTAMSIAAGDFSQRLTDLEPTTEVGRLNSAINTMLDRVDGSLAQRDRTVQHMRRFIGDASHELRTPLVSVRGYAELYRMGAIKGEEDTARAMERIEKEAIRMGVLVEDLLALARLDEEREPEIVALDLRPIARDAALDVRAAAPSRTVTMIDLTIESVTAPTRSIPKQEPEQPAPRGLSRAALSRLRRRPRTTPEEPTPAFDFSEAPDTPVRTPPIVWGEENKVRQVVTNLLGNARRFSAEDSPIEIVVDSDRARGTGSIAIVDHGEGIPPQIREQIFERFWRADTSRARETGGSGLGLAIVSSILKALHGSVAVSETPGGGATFTVTLPLAPSRETPAHLLEETQPLERLDL
- a CDS encoding DUF3027 domain-containing protein — encoded protein: MTSKPDADARLLDAHDLALQALREITPAATVGPAAGYLQEDDGSVSLRFENRLPGYPGWYWTVTVARVEDEDPTVLEVELLPGDGALLAPEWVPWVERLAEYRSHQAELAEQAAAAAGAEGASDDIDADSELDEDDLDEDDELDEDDDHEADILHAGDLDGVDIDELDEATDDEVSDEEEEDDVDADEDVDADEVDEEE
- a CDS encoding response regulator transcription factor codes for the protein MTAARILVVDDEPNIRDLLSTGLSFAGFQVKTVANGAATISAVLEEEPDLIILDVMLPDMNGFSVTKRLRGAGFTAPILFLTAKDGTEDKIEGLNAGGDDYVTKPFSLDEIVARAQAILRRTMQADEESIIRAGELAMDQDTHDVHVGKEPIELSPTEFKLLRYLMLNPNRVLSKAQILDHVWEYDFNGDAGIVESYISYLRRKIDPHTEESLIQTKRGFGYMLKVGKSA
- a CDS encoding DNA repair helicase XPB, whose product is MSDGPLIVQSDRTVLLEVAHADAESARHELAIFAELERAPEHIHTYRITRLGLWNARAAGHTAEDMLETLDRWSRFPVPPSVAVDLRETVNRYGRLVIERDDEGTLILRSSDPAVLTQVANNKRIQPLLIGHPSPTTFVVDAWARGQIKQELLKIGWPAEDLAGYTPGTPHEIDLAEDGWHIRPYQQDAVDAFSKDGSGVVVLPCGAGKTIVGAGAMAATKTTTLILVTNTVSARQWRDELLKRTSLTPEEIGEYSGQAKEVKPVTIATYQILTAKRKGEYAHLALLDALDWGLIVYDEVHLLPAPVFKLTADLQARRRIGLTATLVREDGREGDVFSLIGPKRFDAPWKQIEAQGFISPAACYEVRVDLPPDDRLEYAAATDDERYRLAASAPAKIDTVKELIAKHPDERILVIGQYLDQLETLSQALNAPQITGATPVDEREALYRQFREGEISLLVVSKVANFSIDLPEASVAIQVSGSFGSRQEEAQRLGRLLRPKQSGHTASFYTLIARDTIDQDYAQNRQRFLAEQGYSYTILDADALAA